Proteins encoded within one genomic window of Gadus chalcogrammus isolate NIFS_2021 chromosome 6, NIFS_Gcha_1.0, whole genome shotgun sequence:
- the atoh1a gene encoding protein atonal homolog 1a, which translates to MGVLETRQQHQRFMGKGGEQLQPQRENDCNPSSLTLVDSGSDPRAWLAPLQPSVTCAAHAASPDYLPHSPCPSSGSYQDSGSPASSGHSSPPSYIRAAQNLSSLKVRELCRMSSSLGCSDEADEDRQRAPSGRPANGVHKQRRVAANARERRRMHGLNYAFDELRRVIPAFDNDKKLSKYETLQMAQIYINALADLLEGPVAAAKDTSVSNSASKVPSSSPGFDKAKDATPQTAASCKRATAGSVVGTGLPVQIDVQLPMRTSFDDGDLSAMIEEAMCFPSTSASPSSSSSGQGGHAAGSVKIGGGKESPRSDGEFSPHSQFSDSDEMHMELHSSEEDDLSHHTVSF; encoded by the exons ATGGGGGTGCTTGAGACACGGCAACAGCACCAACGCTTtatggggaagggaggggagcagCTGCAGCCCCAGCGCGAGAACGACTGCAACCCAAGCAGCTTGACGCTCGTGGACAGTGGCAGCGACCCACGCGCTTGGCTGGCTCCGCTGCAGCCTTCTGTCACCTGCGCGGCACACGCCGCCTCCCCTGACTACCTGCCGCACTCGCCCTGTCCCAGCTCCGGCTCCTATCAAG ACAGTGGCTCTCCGGCGTCATCGGGACACTCCAGCCCGCCGAGCTACATAAGAGCCGCCCAGAACCTCAGTTCGCTCAAGGTCAGAGAGCTGTGTCGGATGAGCAGCTCACTGGGCTGCTCCGACGAGGCCGacgaagacagacagagagccccGTCCGGCAGACCTGCGAACGGGGTCCACAAACAGAGACGCGTAGCCGCCAACGCCAGGGAGAGGCGGCGGATGCACGGGCTTAACTACGCCTTCGACGAACTTCGGAGGGTCATCCCGGCCTTCGACAACGACAAAAAACTATCCAAATATGAAACTTTACAAATGGCACAGATTTACATCAACGCCCTGGCGGATCTGCTGGAAGGTCCGGTTGCAGCCGCTAAGGACACTAGCGTTTCCAACAGCGCTTCGAAGGTGCCCTCGTCAAGCCCCGGCTTCGACAAGGCGAAGGACGCGACCCCGCAGACCGCTGCGTCCTGCAAACGGGCCACCGCTGGGTCTGTGGTCGGGACCGGCTTGCCCGTGCAGATCGACGTCCAGCTCCCCATGCGCACGTCTTTTGACGATGGTGACCTCTCAGCCATGATAGAAGAGGCGATGTGTTTCCCCTCAACGTCCGCCTCGCCCTCCTCTTCGTCGTCCGGTCAGGGGGGGCATGCAGCGGGGTCCGTGAAGATCGGGGGAGGGAAAGAGTCGCCGAGGAGCGATGGAGAATTTTCTCCACATTCACAGTTCAGCGACTCGGATGAAATGCATATGGAGCTTCACTCCAGTGAAGAGGACGATCTCAGCCATCACACTGTTTCCTTCTGA